One part of the Eubalaena glacialis isolate mEubGla1 chromosome 19, mEubGla1.1.hap2.+ XY, whole genome shotgun sequence genome encodes these proteins:
- the POLR2A gene encoding DNA-directed RNA polymerase II subunit RPB1: MHGGGPPSGDSACPLRTIKRVQFGVLSPDELKRMSVTEGGIKYPETTEGGRPKLGGLMDPRQGVIERTGRCQTCAGNMTECPGHFGHIELAKPVFHVGFLVKTMKVLRCVCFFCSKLLVDSNNPKIKDILAKSKGQPKKRLTHVYDLCKGKNICEGGEEMDNKFGVEQPEGDEDLTKEKGHGGCGRYQPRIRRSGLELYAEWKHVNEDSQEKKILLSPERVHEIFKRISDEECFVLGMEPRYARPEWMIVTVLPVPPLSVRPAVVMQGSARNQDDLTHKLADIVKINNQLRRNEQNGAAAHVIAEDVKLLQFHVATMVDNELPGLPRAMQKSGRPLKSLKQRLKGKEGRVRGNLMGKRVDFSARTVITPDPNLSIDQVGVPRSIAANMTFAEIVTPFNIDRLQELVRRGNSQYPGAKYIIRDNGDRIDLRFHPKPSDLHLQTGYKVERHMCDGDIVIFNRQPTLHKMSMMGHRVRILPWSTFRLNLSVTTPYNADFDGDEMNLHLPQSLETRAEIQELAMVPRMIVTPQSNRPVMGIVQDTLTAVRKFTKRDVFLERGEVMNLLMFLSTWDGKVPQPAILKPRPLWTGKQIFSLIIPGHINCIRTHSTHPDDEDSGPYKHISPGDTKVVVENGELIMGILCKKSLGTSAGSLVHISYLEMGHDITRLFYSNIQTVINNWLLIEGHTIGIGDSIADSKTYQDIQNTIKKAKQDVIEVIEKAHNNELEPTPGNTLRQTFENQVNRILNDARDKTGSSAQKSLSEYNNFKSMVVSGAKGSKINISQVIAVVGQQNVEGKRIPFGFKHRTLPHFIKDDYGPESRGFVENSYLAGLTPTEFFFHAMGGREGLIDTAVKTAETGYIQRRLIKSMESVMVKYDATVRNSINQVVQLRYGEDGLAGESVEFQNLATLKPSNKAFEKKFRFDYTNERALRRTLQEDVVKDVLSNAHIQNELEREFERMREDREVLRVIFPTGDSKVVLPCNLLRMIWNAQKIFHINPRLPSDLHPIKVVEGVKELSKKLVIVNGDDPLSRQAQENATLLFNIHLRSTLCSRRMAEEFRLSGEAFDWLLGEIESKFNQAIAHPGEMVGALAAQSLGEPATQMTLNTFHYAGVSAKNVTLGVPRLKELINISKKPKTPSLTVFLLGQSARDAERAKDILCRLEHTTLRKVTANTAIYYDPNPQSTVVAEDQEWVNVYYEMPDFDVARISPWLLRVELDRKHMTDRKLTMEQIAEKINAGFGDDLNCIFNDDNAEKLVLRIRIMNSDENKMQEEEEVVDKMDDDVFLRCIESNMLTDMTLQGIEQISKVYMHLPQTDNKKKIIITEDGEFKALQEWILETDGVSLMRVLSEKDVDPVRTTSNDIVEIFTVLGIEAVRKALERELYHVISFDGSYVNYRHLALLCDTMTCRGHLMAITRHGVNRQDTGPLMKCSFEETVDVLMEAAAHGESDPMKGVSENIMLGQLAPAGTGCFDLLLDAEKCKYGMEIPTNIPGLGAAGPTGMFFGSAPSPMGGISPAMTPWNQGATPAYGAWSPSVGSGMTPGAAGFSPSAASDASGFSPGYSPAWSPTPGSPGSPGPSSPYIPSPGGAMSPSYSPTSPAYEPRSPGGYTPQSPSYSPTSPSYSPTSPSYSPTSPNYSPTSPSYSPTSPSYSPTSPSYSPTSPSYSPTSPSYSPTSPSYSPTSPSYSPTSPSYSPTSPSYSPTSPSYSPTSPSYSPTSPSYSPTSPSYSPTSPSYSPTSPSYSPTSPNYSPTSPNYTPTSPSYSPTSPSYSPTSPNYTPTSPNYSPTSPSYSPTSPSYSPTSPSYSPSSPRYTPQSPTYTPSSPSYSPSSPSYSPTSPKYTPTSPSYSPSSPEYTPTSPKYSPTSPKYSPTSPKYSPTSPTYSPTTPKYSPTSPTYSPTSPVYTPTSPKYSPTSPTYSPTSPKYSPTSPTYSPTSPKGSTYSPTSPGYSPTSPTYSLTSPAISPDDSDEEN, translated from the exons ATGCATGGGGGTGGCCCCCCCTCCGGGGACAGCGCATGCCCGCTGCGCACCATCAAGAGAGTGCAGTTCGGAGTCCTCAGTCCGGATGAACTG AAACGAATGTCTGTGACAGAGGGCGGCATCAAATACCCAGAGACCACCGAGGGAGGCCGCCCCAAGCTTGGGGGACTGATGGATCCGAGGCAGGGGGTGATTGAGAGGACTGGCCGCTGCCAAACCTGTGCAG GAAACATGACAGAGTGTCCTGGCCACTTTGGCCACATTGAGCTGGCCAAACCTGTGTTCCATGTCGGCTTCCTGGTCAAGACAATGAAAGTTTTGCGCTGCGTCTGCTTCTTCTGCTCCAAGTTGCTTGTGGACTCT AACAACCCGAAGATCAAGGACATTTTGGCTAAGTCCAAGGGGCAGCCCAAGAAGCGGCTCACACACGTCTATGACCTCTGCAAGGGCAAAAACATCTGCGAGGGCGGGGAGGAGATGGACAACAAGTTCGGAGTGGAGCAGCCTGAGGGCGATGAGGATTTGACCAAAGAAAAG GGCCACGGCGGCTGTGGGCGGTACCAGCCCAGGATCCGGCGCTCCGGCCTGGAGCTGTATGCAGAGTGGAAGCACGTCAACGAGGACTCTCAGGAGAAGAAGATCCTGCTGAGTCCTGAGCGGGTGCACGAGATCTTCAAACGCATCTCAGATGAGGAGTGCTTCGTCCTGGGCATGGAGCCTCGCTACGCCCGGCCCGAGTGGATGATTGTCACTGTGCTGCCCGTGCCCCCGCTCTCTGTGCGGCCCGCCGTTGTGATGCAGGGCTCTGCCCGCAACCAG GATGACCTGACACACAAACTGGCCGACATCGTGAAGATCAACAATCAGCTTCGGCGCAACGAGCAGAATGGCGCGGCCGCCCACGTCATCGCTGAGGACGTGAAGCTCCTCCAGTTTCACGTGGCCACCATGGTGGACAACGAGCTGCCTGGCTTGCCTCGT GCCATGCAGAAGTCTGGGCGTCCCCTCAAGTCCCTGAAGCAGCGGTTGAAGGGCAAGGAAGGCCGTGTGCGCGGGAACCTGATGGGCAAGCGGGTGGACTTCTCGGCCCGCACTGTCATCACCCCCGACCCCAACCTCTCCATTGACCAGGTTGGCGTGCCTCGCTCCATTGCCGCCAACATGACCTTTGCGGAGATCGTCACCCCCTTCAACATTGACAG ACTTCAGGAACTAGTGCGCAGGGGGAACAGCCAGTACCCAGGGGCCAAGTACATCATCCGGGACAACGGTGATCGCATTGACCTGCGTTTCCACCCCAAGCCCAGTGACCTTCACCTGCAGACTGGCTATAAG GTGGAACGGCACATGTGCGACGGGGACATTGTTATCTTCAACCGGCAGCCAACTTTGCACAAAATGTCCATGATGGGACATCGGGTTCGCATCCTGCCCTGGTCTACTTTTCGCTTGAATCTTAG TGTGACAACTCCATACAATGCCGATTTTGATGGGGATGAGATGAACTTGCACCTGCCACAGTCCCTGGAGACGCGGGCTGAGATCCAGGAGCTCGCCATGGTGCCACGCATGATTGTCACCCCCCAGAGCAATCGCCCAGTTATGGGCATTGTGCAGGACACGCTGACCGCAGTGCGCAAATTCACCAAGAGGGATGTTTTCCTGGAGCGG GGGGAGGTGATGAACCTCCTGATGTTCCTGTCCACGTGGGACGGCAAGGTCCCACAGCCAGCCATCCTGAAGCCCCGGCCCCTGTGGACAGGGAAGCAGATCTTCTCCCTCATCATACCCGGCCACATCAACTGTATCCGCACCCACAGCACCCATCCCGACGATGAGGATAGTGGCCCTTACAAGCACATCTCTCCTGGGGACACCAAG GTGGTGGTGGAGAACGGGGAGCTGATCATGGGCATCCTGTGTAAGAAGTCTTTGGGCACATCAGCTGGCTCCCTGGTCCACATCTCTTACCTAGAGATGGGTCATGACATCACCCGCCTCTTCTACTCCAACATTCAGACTGTCATTAACAACTGGCTCCTCATTGAGG GTCATACCATTGGCATTGGGGACTCCATTGCTGATTCTAAGACTTACCAAGACATTCAGAACACTATTAAGAAGGCCAAGCAGGATGTAATAGAG GTCATCGAGAAGGCACATAACAACGAGCTGGAGCCCACCCCGGGGAACACTCTGCGGCAGACCTTTGAGAACCAGGTGAACCGCATTCTCAACGATGCCCGAGACAAGACTGGCTCCTCTGCCCAGAAATCCCTGTCTGAATACAACAACTTTAAGTCAATGGTTGTGTCTGGGGCTAAAGGTTCCAAGATCAACATCTCCCAG GTCATTGCTGTCGTCGGGCAGCAGAACGTGGAGGGCAAGCGGATCCCGTTTGGGTTCAAGCACCGGACTCTGCCTCACTTCATCAAAGATGACTATGGGCCTGAGAGCCGTGGCTTTGTGGAGAACTCCTACCTGGCCGGCCTCACGCCCACCGAGTTCTTCTTCCATGCCATGGGGGGTCGTGAGGGGCTCATCGACACAGCTGTCAAGACTGCTGAGACTG GATACATCCAGCGGCGGCTGATCAAATCCATGGAGTCGGTGATGGTGAAGTATGATGCCACCGTGCGGAACTCCATCAATCAGGTGGTACAGCTGCGCTATGGCGAAGACGGCCTGGCGGGCGAGAGCGTTGAGTTCCAGAACCTGGCTACCCTCAAGCCTTCCAACAAGGCTTTCGAGAAGAA GTTCCGCTTTGATTATACCAATGAGAGGGCCCTGCGGCGCACCCTGCAGGAGGACGTGGTGAAGGACGTGCTGAGCAACGCACACATTCAGAACGAGCTGGAGCGAGAATTTGAGCGGATGCGTGAGGACCGGGAGGTGCTCAGGGTCATCTTCCCAACTGGTGACAGCAAG GTTGTCCTCCCCTGTAACCTGCTGCGCATGATCTGGAACGCTCAGAAGATCTTCCACATCAACCCTCGCCTCCCCTCTGACCTGCACCCCATCAAGGTGGTAGAGG GTGTCAAGGAGCTGAGCAAGAAGCTGGTGATTGTGAATGGGGACGACCCACTGAGCCGGCAGGCCCAGGAGAACGCCACCCTGCTCTTCAACATCCACCTGCGGTCCACGCTGTGCTCCCGCCGCATGGCCGAGGAGTTTCGGCTCAGTGGAGAGGCCTTCGACTGGCTGCTCGGAGAGATCGAGTCCAAGTTCAACCAAGCCATT GCCCATCCCGGGGAAATGGTGGGAGCTCTGGCTGCACAGTCCCTTGGAGAACCTGCCACCCAGATGACCCTGAACACCTTCCACTATGCTGGTGTGTCCGCCAAGAATGTGACGCTGGGTGTGCCCCGACTTAAGGAGCTCATCAACATTTCCAAGAAGCCAAAGACCCCCTCACTTACTGTCTTCCTGCTGGGCCAGTCTGCTCGAGATGCTGAGAGAGCCAAG gataTTCTGTGCCGCCTGGAACATACAACGTTGAGGAAGGTGACTGCCAACACGGCCATCTACTATGACCCCAACCCGCAGAGCACGGTGGTGGCAGAGGATCAGGAGTGGGTGAATGTCTACTACGAGATGCCTGACTTTGATGTGGCCCGAATCTCCCCCTGGCTTTTGCGGGTGGAGCTGGACCGGAAGCACATGACTGATCGGAAGCTGACCATGGAGCAGATTGCCGAAAAGATCAACGCTG GTTTCGGTGATGACTTGAATTGCATCTTTAACGATGATAATGCAGAGAAGCTGGTGCTCCGTATCCGCATCATGAACAGTGATGAAAACAAGATGCAAGAG GAAGAAGAGGTGGTGGACAAGATGGATGACGACGTCTTCCTGCGCTGCATCGAGTCCAACATGCTGACAGATATGACCCTGCAGGGCATCGAGCAGATCAGCAAG GTGTACATGCACTTGCCGCAGACGGACAACAAGAAGAAGATCATCATCACAGAGGACGGGGAGTTCAAGGCCTTGCAGGAGTGGATCCTGGAGACGGATGGCGTGAGCCTCATGCGGGTGCTGAGCGAGAAGGACGTGGACCCTGTGCGCACCACGTCCAACGACATCGTGGAGATCTTCACG GTGCTGGGCATAGAAGCCGTGCGGAAGGCCCTGGAGCGGGAGCTATACCATGTCATCTCCTTCGATGGTTCCTACGTCAATTACCGGCACTTGGCTCTCCTGTGTGATACCATGACCTGTCGTGGCCACTTGATGGCCATCACCCGACACGGAGTCAACCGCCAGGATACCGGACCTCTCATGAAGTGCTCCTTTGAGGAAACG GTGGATGTGCTTATGGAAGCAGCTGCACATGGAGAGAGCGACCCCATGAAGGGGGTGTCTGAGAACATCATGCTGGGCCAGCTGGCTCCAGCCGGCACTGGCTGTTTTGACCTCCTGCTCGATGCAGAGAAGTGCAAGTATGGCATGGAGATCCCCACCAACATCCCCGGCTTGGGGGCTGCCGGAC CCACCGGCATGTTCTTCGGCTCGGCCCCCAGTCCCATGGGAGGAATTTCTCCAGCCATGACACCCTGGAACCAGGGCGCAACCCCAGCCTACGGCGCCTGGTCCCCCAGTGTTG GGAGCGGGATGACCCCGGGGGCAGCAGGCTTCTCTCCCAGTGCTGCTTCAGATGCCAGTGGCTTCAGCCCTGGTTACTCCCCGGCCTGGTCTCCCACGCCGGGTTCCCCGGGCTCCCCTGGCCCCTCAAGCCCGTATATCCCCTCACCAG GGGGTGCCATGTCTCCCAGCTACTCCCCAACGTCGCCTGCCTACGAGCCCCGCTCCCCTGGGGGCTACACGCCCCAGAGTCCCTCTTACTCCCCCACTTCACCCTCCTACTCCCCTACGTCTCCATCCTATTCTCCAACCAGCCCCAACTACAGCCCCACATCACCCAGCTACTCCCCGACCTCGCCCAGCTACTCCCCGACCTCTCCCAGCTACTCCCCGACCTCTCCCAGCTACTCCCCGACCTCTCCCAGCTACTCTCCCACCTCGCCCAGCTACTCGCCCACTTCCCCAAGCTACTCGCCCACATCACCTAGCTACTCGCCAACCTCTCCCAGCTACTCACCCACCTCTCCCAGTTACTCGCCAACTTCACCCAGCTACTCGCCCACCTCACCCAGCTACTCGCCGACATCTCCAAGCTATTCGCCGACATCACCAAGCTACTCACCAACTTCCCCAAGTTACTCACCCACCAGCCCTAACTATTCTCCAACCAGTCCCAATTACACCCCGACGTCACCCAGCTATAGCCCAACATCCCCCAGCTACTCACCTACTAGTCCCAACTACACACCAACGAGCCCCAACTACAGCCCAACCTCTCCAAGCTACTCTCCGACTTCACCCAGCTACTCCCCGACGTCACCAAGCTACTCCCCTTCGAGCCCACGATACACACCACAGTCTCCCACCTATACCCCGAGCTCACCCAGCTACAGCCCCAGCTCGCCCAGCTACAGCCCGACCTCGCCAAAGTACACCCCAACCAGTCCTTCCTACAGCCCCAGCTCACCGGAGTACACCCCGACCTCTCCCAAGTACTCTCCTACCAGCCCGAAATATTCGCCCACCTCCCCCAAGTACTCTCCTACCAGCCCCACCTACTCGCCCACCACTCCAAAATACTCGCCGACATCTCCTACTTACTCACCAACCTCTCCGGTCTACACCCCAACCTCCCCCAAGTATTCACCCACTAGCCCCACCTACTCACCCACCTCCCCCAAGTACTCGCCCACCAGCCCCACCTACTCACCCACTTCCCCCAAAGGCTCGACCTACTCGCCCACCTCCCCTGGCTACTCACCCACCAGCCCCACCTATAGCCTCACCAGCCCAGCCATCAGTCCCGATGACAGTGATGAGGAGAACTGA
- the SLC35G6 gene encoding solute carrier family 35 member G6, which yields MAREGPAGPLAATPANSGDQERFTLPHNTAGDTQAPGLTATTLPRRRGGSGGLQRRPGLTPAPPHPNAIAPPRPPLGRTPYPGSLSRPSSAVRAWRRGQIQPPTPEPPGQPQGGAVAARGAARAPAAPGSGEGARLLAPARLITVAAPGRSGFARLQLRLRLRAAAAAAAAAERRLAQRSRHRHQAPGSGSGSGRARPTACARTDPRKGTAPRRAAGRVGTELGSGLAAAGCHPYFNVPDFTQPSPPSTPSSLPSHQRCRPSDVTKGLLVALLGGGLPAGFVGPFSRMAYQASHLPSLELLICRCLFHLPIALLLKLHGDPLLGPPDVRGRACLHALLNVLSIGCAYSAVQVVPAGNAATVRKGSSTVCSALLALCLESQRLSGYDWCGLLGSTLGLIIIVGPGLGTLQEGTTGLYTALGYVLAFLGGLALSLGLLVYRSLDFPSCLLTVAFLFGLVGLVGSVPGLFLLQTPVLPNDPLSWSCVGAVGILALVSFVCVSYAVTKAHPALVCAVLHSEVVVALMLQYYVLYETVAPSDIMGAGVVLGSIAIITAQNLSCEREGQVEE from the exons ATGGCCCGGGAGGGCCCTGCAGGACCCCTGGCTGCCACACCAGCCAACAGTGGTGACCAGGAGAGGTTTACCTTGCCCCACAACACAGCAGGAGACACACAAGCTCCAGGACTCACAGCCACAACCCTGCCCCGACGGCGCGGCGGCTCCGG CGGCTTGCAGCGCCGGCCCGGGCTCacacccgccccgccccaccccaac GCGATCGCGCCCCCCCGGCCGCCGCTGGGTCGGACGCCGTACCCGGGCTCCCTTAGTCGCCCCTCCAGCGCCGTGCGCGCCTGGAGGCGGGGCCAGATTCAGCCCCCGACCCCTGAGCCCCCAGGTCAACCCCAAGGGGGAGCGGTCGCGGCGCGGGGCGCGGCTCGGGCCCCCGCGGCACCGGGCAGCGGGGAGGGGGCCCGGCTGTTGGCTCCG GCCCGGCTCATCACCGTGGCCGCCCCCGGCCGCTCCGGTTTCGCCCGCCTCCAgctccggctccggctccg cgccgccgccgccgccgccgccgccgccgagagGAGGCTGGCGCAGCGCAGCCGGCACAGACACCAGGCTCCGGGCTCGGGCTCGGGCTCGGGGCGAGCGCGCCCGACGGCCTGCGCCCGGACCGATCCCAGGAAGGGAACGGCGCCACGCAGGGCGGCCGGACGGGTGGGCACCGAGCTAGGCTCGGGCCTGGCTGCA GCTGGCTGTCACCCCTACTTCAACGTGCCCGACTTCACCCAGCCATCACCGCCCTCCACTCCGTCCAGCCTCCCCTCGCACCAGCGCTGCAGGCCCTCTGATGTCACCAAGGGCCTGCTCGTGGCCCTGCTGGGTGGGGGCCTGCCCGCTGGCTTCGTGGGCCCCTTCTCCCGTATGGCTTACCAGGCTTCCCACTTACCCTCGCTGGAGCTGCTCATCTGTCGATGCCTCTTCCACCTCCCTATTGCCCTGCTGCTTAAACTGCATGGTGACCCCCTCTTGGGACCTCCCGATGTCCGGGGCCGGGCCTGCCTCCACGCCCTGCTCAACGTCCTCAGCATCGGATGCGCCTACAGCGCGGTTCAGGTGGTGCCCGCTGGCAACGCTGCCACCGTCCGCAAAGGTTCTTCCACCGTCTGCTCTGCTCTCCTCGCTCTCTGCCTCGAGAGCCAGCGTCTCAGCGGCTATGACTGGTGTGGCTTGTTGGGCAGCACCCTGGGACTCATCATCATTGTGGGACCTGGACTAGGGACACTGCAGGAGGGGACCACAGGCCTCTACACTGCCCTGGGCTATGTGCTCGCTTTCCTGGGTGGCCTGGCGCTGTCGCTGGGCCTCCTGGTGTACCGCTCCCTGGACTTCCCCTCCTGCCTACTGACAGTGGCCTTCCTGTTTGGCTTGGTGGGGCTGGTGGGCTCCGTGCCAGGCCTCTTTCTGCTGCAGACCCCCGTGTTGCCCAACGATCCTCTGAGTTGGAGCTGTGTGGGGGCAGTGGGGATCCTCGCCCTGGTctcctttgtgtgtgtgagttATGCGGTCACCAAGGCCCACCCCGCCCTGGTGTGCGCCGTCCTGCACTCTGAGGTGGTGGTGGCTCTGATGCTGCAGTATTATGTGCTCTATGAGACCGTGGCACCTTCTGACATCATGGGGGCAGGGGTCGTGTTGGGCAGCATTGCCATCATCACCGCCCAGAACCTCAGCTGTGAGAGGGAAGGGCAGGTGGAGGAGTGA